The Bacillota bacterium genome has a window encoding:
- a CDS encoding TldD/PmbA family protein: MTVLEVALDTARRAGATYADARSVRLTEEALRVKNGAVEHAAGNVSKGIGVRVIAGGSWGFAAGSIVTESQAAALAARAVEIAQASALSKKADVVLAPETPVVAEWHGPCEVDPWKVSLGQKVDLLREACARARSGGPDVRVVMGTMSFVREEKTFASTEGAYITQSLVASAAGVSAIAVGSGEVQIRSYPGTFEGNVRSAGYEWVESLDLPGHARKVGEEAQSLITAQQCPSMTTTLVLGTNQLALQIHESCGHPTELDRVLGTEASYAGTSFLTPDMLGSFRYGSDLVNLTADATLPGGLGTFGYDDEGVPAARTPLVRHGVFVGYLTSRETASRFGMRSNGTMRATGWDRMPLIRMTNISLEPGPESLESLIRGTDDGVFMDGIKSWSIDDRRVNFQFGTEIAWRIRRGELAEVLKNPTYTGITYEFWRSCDGIAGPDEWVLWGVPNCGKGQPTQIARVGHGASPARFRNVRVGVGRW; the protein is encoded by the coding sequence TTGACAGTTCTTGAGGTGGCTCTGGACACTGCGCGTCGCGCGGGCGCGACTTATGCGGACGCGAGGTCCGTCCGCCTCACCGAAGAGGCGCTCAGAGTGAAGAATGGCGCGGTGGAGCACGCCGCAGGCAATGTGTCCAAAGGTATTGGAGTGCGAGTCATTGCGGGCGGCTCCTGGGGGTTCGCAGCTGGAAGTATTGTGACAGAGTCTCAGGCGGCGGCGCTTGCCGCGCGGGCGGTGGAGATCGCTCAGGCTTCGGCACTGTCCAAGAAGGCCGATGTGGTTCTGGCTCCCGAGACTCCTGTGGTCGCGGAATGGCACGGGCCGTGCGAGGTCGATCCATGGAAGGTCAGCCTCGGGCAGAAGGTCGACCTTCTGCGAGAGGCATGTGCGCGGGCACGATCTGGGGGCCCTGACGTGAGAGTAGTGATGGGGACCATGTCTTTCGTCCGCGAGGAGAAGACGTTTGCCAGCACTGAAGGCGCCTACATCACACAGTCGTTAGTGGCGAGCGCAGCGGGAGTGTCGGCGATCGCCGTCGGTTCAGGAGAGGTGCAGATCAGGTCATACCCCGGGACGTTTGAGGGCAACGTCCGCTCCGCAGGCTACGAGTGGGTTGAGTCTTTGGACCTGCCCGGGCACGCCAGGAAGGTCGGCGAGGAAGCACAGTCGCTTATCACTGCCCAGCAGTGTCCATCCATGACGACCACCTTGGTTCTTGGCACAAACCAGCTTGCGCTGCAGATCCATGAGTCCTGCGGCCACCCGACGGAGTTGGACCGTGTGCTCGGAACGGAAGCCTCATACGCTGGCACCAGTTTTCTTACCCCAGATATGCTGGGGTCGTTCCGGTATGGCTCGGACCTGGTGAACCTGACTGCCGACGCCACACTCCCGGGCGGGCTCGGGACCTTCGGGTACGACGATGAAGGAGTGCCGGCGGCCCGCACGCCCCTGGTTCGTCACGGGGTTTTCGTGGGGTACCTCACATCGAGAGAGACCGCATCCAGGTTCGGCATGAGGAGCAACGGAACGATGAGGGCGACCGGGTGGGACCGCATGCCCCTCATCCGCATGACCAACATATCCCTGGAGCCCGGGCCCGAGAGCCTGGAGTCCCTCATCCGTGGGACAGACGACGGCGTCTTCATGGACGGCATAAAGAGCTGGAGCATCGATGACCGCAGGGTGAACTTCCAGTTCGGCACGGAGATCGCGTGGCGGATCAGACGCGGCGAGCTGGCAGAGGTCCTCAAGAACCCGACTTATACCGGTATTACCTACGAGTTCTGGAGGTCATGCGACGGTATAGCCGGCCCGGACGAGTGGGTGTTATGGGGAGTCCCCAACTGCGGGAAGGGGCAGCCCACCCAGATCGCCAGGGTCGGCCACGGTGCGTCCCCCGCCAGATTCCGCAACGTGAGGGTAGGTGTGGGCCGATGGTAG
- the gltX gene encoding glutamate--tRNA ligase: protein MRIAPSPTGNCHVGTARTALYNMLFARKYGGKFILRIDDTDLKRSTKESEEGVLEGLRWLGIEWDEGPDIGGPYAPYRQMERRHTYEEAARRLLEEGHAYRCYCSPEELEAERKAAIAMGKSPRYSGKCRELSHADQERLVREGRRPVVRLRVPEVMLSFSDLLRGYQSKDMAERGDFVIVKSDGSPVYNFATVVDEHLMDISHVLRAVEHLTNTFDQLAAYHALGWDPPEFGHLTLMLNPDRTKISKRAGAVYIGEYRDMGYLPEAVLNFLALLGWNPGTDQELFSLSELVDAFSVETLSRSDAIFDVKKLDWFNGVYIRSLTIPDLAARVRPFLEDAGFDISDQDYLEKAVSLVTDRLSKLTDAPEKLGFFFVEDIDIDPNAFGTKANLPRAEIARMVRASADALSGIGEWTHESIETALRATAESSGWKAGELLMQVRIAITGRRVTPPLFESLVVLGRERSLARLRAAQRVLEA from the coding sequence GTGAGGATTGCGCCGTCACCGACAGGCAACTGCCATGTGGGCACGGCCAGGACTGCCCTGTACAACATGCTTTTCGCAAGGAAGTACGGGGGCAAGTTCATTCTGAGAATTGATGACACAGACCTCAAGCGGAGCACGAAGGAGTCTGAGGAAGGAGTCCTGGAGGGTCTTCGCTGGCTTGGAATAGAGTGGGACGAGGGCCCTGATATCGGCGGGCCGTACGCTCCTTACAGGCAGATGGAACGGAGACACACCTACGAGGAGGCTGCACGCAGACTGCTGGAGGAAGGTCACGCCTACCGCTGTTACTGCAGTCCTGAGGAGCTTGAGGCTGAGCGGAAGGCTGCGATCGCCATGGGCAAGTCGCCGCGGTACTCCGGAAAGTGTCGGGAGCTCTCGCATGCGGACCAAGAGAGGTTGGTGCGGGAGGGCAGGCGCCCTGTTGTGAGGTTGCGAGTGCCCGAGGTGATGCTCTCGTTTTCTGACTTGCTTCGCGGTTACCAGTCGAAGGACATGGCGGAGCGCGGGGACTTCGTGATAGTGAAGTCTGATGGAAGCCCAGTGTACAACTTCGCTACCGTGGTGGATGAGCACCTGATGGACATCAGCCACGTCTTGCGTGCTGTGGAGCACCTGACGAATACTTTTGACCAGCTTGCCGCGTATCACGCTCTCGGGTGGGATCCCCCGGAATTTGGACACCTCACACTCATGCTCAACCCTGACCGGACCAAGATCTCGAAGCGCGCGGGGGCTGTGTACATCGGCGAGTACCGCGACATGGGATACCTCCCCGAGGCAGTCCTGAACTTCCTCGCGCTCCTGGGCTGGAACCCCGGAACTGATCAGGAACTCTTCAGCCTTTCTGAACTGGTCGACGCCTTCTCTGTTGAGACCCTGTCCAGGTCGGATGCGATTTTCGATGTGAAGAAACTCGACTGGTTCAATGGTGTTTACATCCGAAGCCTGACTATCCCGGATCTCGCGGCCAGGGTCAGGCCGTTTCTCGAAGACGCCGGATTCGACATCTCCGACCAGGACTACCTCGAGAAGGCTGTGTCCTTGGTCACGGACAGGCTGTCCAAGCTGACAGATGCCCCCGAGAAGCTGGGGTTCTTCTTTGTCGAAGACATCGACATCGACCCGAATGCCTTCGGCACGAAGGCCAACCTGCCCCGGGCTGAGATCGCCAGGATGGTCCGGGCGTCCGCTGACGCGCTTTCGGGCATCGGGGAATGGACCCACGAGTCAATCGAGACCGCACTCAGGGCGACCGCGGAGTCGTCGGGCTGGAAAGCCGGGGAGCTTCTGATGCAGGTAAGGATCGCCATTACGGGCCGAAGGGTGACCCCGCCGCTTTTCGAGAGCCTGGTGGTTCTTGGCCGGGAGAGGTCCCTCGCGCGGCTGCGCGCCGCCCAGCGGGTGCTGGAGGCGTAA
- a CDS encoding TldD/PmbA family protein: MVGKDRAYAILDAALAASLADMTEAVLLGVSDGLTRFANSEIHQNVVVEDAALTVRAILGSREGRATTNELDPDSVARAVARAAEIASMQPDNPEFPGLPEPSAYQDTGGFDQRTATCSPVERARRAGMAIAMADSIGASASGSLRTRVREIAVANSNGVYAWTAGTDATFVTVVMGKTGSGYAIGASGRLDALDLEEMGRRAVDKCISSEAPGDLEPGEYVAILEPPAVATMLEMLAYMGINGAAYLEGRSYASGRMGQPVTSPMISIEDDGLDPDSVPIPFDFEGVPRRPVRIIDQGVVSGMVFDRMAAKRAGAEPTGHALPGSALRGGFPLHLRLAPGDSSVEKMIQSTDRGVLVTRFNYANPIHPQKTVFTGMTRDGTFLVEGGRITRPLRNLRFTDSILGGVLAHTDLISRDTALIPVLDSQGFYKVPALRTTKLNFTGATA, encoded by the coding sequence ATGGTAGGGAAAGATCGTGCTTATGCCATTCTCGATGCCGCACTGGCGGCATCGCTGGCCGACATGACTGAGGCAGTTCTGCTGGGGGTGAGCGATGGCCTTACGAGGTTCGCCAATTCCGAGATTCACCAGAATGTCGTGGTAGAAGACGCGGCACTGACAGTCAGGGCGATCCTGGGCAGCAGGGAAGGCCGTGCCACCACGAACGAGCTGGACCCGGACTCGGTGGCGCGAGCAGTGGCAAGAGCGGCTGAGATTGCGTCAATGCAACCAGACAACCCTGAGTTCCCGGGGCTTCCGGAGCCCTCGGCGTATCAGGACACAGGTGGGTTTGATCAGCGCACCGCGACCTGTTCACCGGTGGAACGCGCCCGGCGGGCCGGGATGGCGATCGCCATGGCGGACTCTATCGGAGCATCCGCATCAGGCTCCCTGAGGACCCGGGTGCGCGAGATCGCAGTGGCCAACTCCAACGGAGTGTACGCTTGGACGGCCGGAACTGACGCCACCTTCGTCACTGTGGTAATGGGGAAGACCGGGTCAGGCTACGCCATCGGAGCGAGTGGACGGCTTGACGCACTGGACCTCGAGGAAATGGGCAGACGTGCCGTGGACAAGTGCATCAGCAGTGAGGCCCCTGGGGACCTTGAACCTGGGGAGTATGTGGCGATCCTCGAACCACCTGCTGTCGCCACCATGTTGGAAATGCTCGCATACATGGGCATAAACGGAGCGGCTTACTTGGAGGGGCGCAGCTACGCCAGCGGGAGGATGGGACAGCCCGTTACGAGCCCGATGATCTCCATAGAGGACGATGGATTGGACCCGGACAGCGTCCCCATACCCTTCGATTTTGAGGGAGTCCCCCGCAGGCCGGTCCGGATCATCGACCAGGGAGTGGTCTCGGGGATGGTCTTCGACCGGATGGCTGCGAAGAGGGCAGGCGCGGAGCCGACCGGGCATGCTCTTCCCGGGTCGGCGCTCCGAGGCGGGTTCCCTCTTCACCTGAGGTTAGCCCCGGGCGACTCGTCGGTAGAGAAGATGATCCAGTCTACCGACAGGGGAGTCCTGGTCACGAGGTTCAACTATGCGAACCCCATCCACCCTCAGAAAACGGTGTTCACCGGGATGACCCGTGACGGCACCTTCCTGGTGGAAGGAGGGCGGATCACCCGACCTCTGAGAAACCTGCGGTTCACCGACTCGATACTCGGGGGTGTGTTGGCCCACACCGACCTGATCTCGAGGGACACTGCCCTGATACCAGTCCTGGACAGCCAGGGCTTCTACAAGGTCCCAGCGCTCAGGACCACGAAGCTCAACTTCACTGGGGCAACCGCATGA